The following are encoded in a window of Rissa tridactyla isolate bRisTri1 chromosome 3, bRisTri1.patW.cur.20221130, whole genome shotgun sequence genomic DNA:
- the PM20D2 gene encoding xaa-Arg dipeptidase isoform X2: MRPQDPPEGGPAAAALPALEALKQRACESVELNAGRLGTLSHHIWSRPELAYEEHQAHDAMTRFFSSGELPGAAWAVQPRYKLGTAFRAEWATAAPQGPGPGLRPLRIAFLCEYDALPGIGHACGHNLIAEVGAAAALGLKAALESLPQQAPIAVQITVLGTPAEEQGGGKIDLINAGAFDGLDVVFMAHPSQENAAYLPDVAEHDVTVKYYGKASHAAAYPWEGVNALDAAVLAYNNLSVLRQQMKPTWRVHGVIKNGGVKPNIIPSYTELEFYLRAPSMKDLSVLTEKVENCFKSAALATGCKVEIKGGANDYYNVLPNKSLQKAYKENGKKLGIEFISEDSVLNGLSGSTDFGNVTFVVPGLHPYFYIGSDALNHTEQYTEAAGSQNAQFYALRTAKALAMTALDVIFKPSLLEEVREDFRQVKLKEEGQINPVESNKESGVGVGACASH; encoded by the exons ATGAGGCCGCAGGACCCGCCTGAgggcggcccggccgccgccgcgctgccggcaCTGGAGGCGCTGAAGCAGCGGGCGTGCGAGAGCGTGGAGCTGAACGCGGGGCGGCTGGGCACGCTGAGCCACCACATCTGGAGCCGGCCCGAGCTGGCCTACGAGGAGCACCAGGCGCACGACGCCATGACCCGCTTCTTCTCCagcggggagctgccgggcgCCGCCTGGGCTGTGCAGCCGCGCTACAAGCTGGGCACGGCCTTCCGCGCCGAGTGGGCCACGGCCGCCCCTCAGGGCCCGGGCCCGGGGCTGCGCCCGCTCCGCATCGCCTTCCTCTGCGAGTACGACGCTTTGCCCGGTATTGGCCACGCTTGCGGGCACAACCTTATCGCCGAGgtgggagccgccgccgccctgggGCTGAAGGCCGCCCTGGAGAGCCTGCCGCAGCAGGCGCCCATCGCCGTCCAG ATCACGGTGCTGGGGACGCCGGCGGAAGAACAAGGAGGAGGCAAAATAGACCTGATCAACGCTGGAGCCTTTGACGGCCTGGATGTGGTTTTTATGGCACACCCCTCGCAAGAAAACGCGGCTTACCTGCCCGATGTGGCCGAGCACGA TGTGACTGTGAAATACTATGGAAAAGCTTCTCATGCTGCTGCTTATCCTTGGGAAGGAGTTAATGCATTAGATGCTGCTGTTCTTGCATACAACAATCTGTCTGTTTTAAGACAGCAAATGAAACCGACCTGGAGAGTTCATG gtgTAATAAAAAATGGTGGCGTGAAACCTAATATCATTCCTTCTTACACTGAACTAGAGTTTTACTTGCGTGCCCCTTCAATGAAAGACCTTTCTGTTCTGACAGAGAAGGTTGAGAACTGCTTCAAATCTGCAGCACTGGCCACAGGATGCAAA GTGGAAATAAAAGGTGGTGCAAACGATTACTACAATGTGCTTCCAAATAAGAGCCTGCAGAAGGCTTACAAGGAGAATGGAAAGAAGCTTGGAATAGAGTTTATATCAGAAGATTCTGTCTTGAATGGTTTGTCAG GTTCCACAGACTTTGGAAATGTTACGTTTGTAGTCCCTGGGCTTCATCCTTATTTTTATATTGGCTCTGATGCACTGAATCATACTGAGCAGTACACAGAAGCTGCAG ggtCACAGAATGCTCAGTTCTATGCTTTGCGTACAGCAAAAGCTTTGGCAATGACAGCACTGGATGTAATTTTCAAGCCAAGTCTGCTAGAAGAAGTCAGGGAAGACTTTAGACAGGTGAAGCTAAAAGAAGAAGGACAAATAAATCCAGTAGAATCAAACAAAGAATCTGGTGTTGGTGTAGGAGCATGTGCATCACACTAA
- the PM20D2 gene encoding xaa-Arg dipeptidase isoform X1, which translates to MRPQDPPEGGPAAAALPALEALKQRACESVELNAGRLGTLSHHIWSRPELAYEEHQAHDAMTRFFSSGELPGAAWAVQPRYKLGTAFRAEWATAAPQGPGPGLRPLRIAFLCEYDALPGIGHACGHNLIAEVGAAAALGLKAALESLPQQAPIAVQITVLGTPAEEQGGGKIDLINAGAFDGLDVVFMAHPSQENAAYLPDVAEHDVTVKYYGKASHAAAYPWEGVNALDAAVLAYNNLSVLRQQMKPTWRVHGVIKNGGVKPNIIPSYTELEFYLRAPSMKDLSVLTEKVENCFKSAALATGCKVEIKGGANDYYNVLPNKSLQKAYKENGKKLGIEFISEDSVLNGLSAFKTLQRFFIKKIPVLLLGSTDFGNVTFVVPGLHPYFYIGSDALNHTEQYTEAAGSQNAQFYALRTAKALAMTALDVIFKPSLLEEVREDFRQVKLKEEGQINPVESNKESGVGVGACASH; encoded by the exons ATGAGGCCGCAGGACCCGCCTGAgggcggcccggccgccgccgcgctgccggcaCTGGAGGCGCTGAAGCAGCGGGCGTGCGAGAGCGTGGAGCTGAACGCGGGGCGGCTGGGCACGCTGAGCCACCACATCTGGAGCCGGCCCGAGCTGGCCTACGAGGAGCACCAGGCGCACGACGCCATGACCCGCTTCTTCTCCagcggggagctgccgggcgCCGCCTGGGCTGTGCAGCCGCGCTACAAGCTGGGCACGGCCTTCCGCGCCGAGTGGGCCACGGCCGCCCCTCAGGGCCCGGGCCCGGGGCTGCGCCCGCTCCGCATCGCCTTCCTCTGCGAGTACGACGCTTTGCCCGGTATTGGCCACGCTTGCGGGCACAACCTTATCGCCGAGgtgggagccgccgccgccctgggGCTGAAGGCCGCCCTGGAGAGCCTGCCGCAGCAGGCGCCCATCGCCGTCCAG ATCACGGTGCTGGGGACGCCGGCGGAAGAACAAGGAGGAGGCAAAATAGACCTGATCAACGCTGGAGCCTTTGACGGCCTGGATGTGGTTTTTATGGCACACCCCTCGCAAGAAAACGCGGCTTACCTGCCCGATGTGGCCGAGCACGA TGTGACTGTGAAATACTATGGAAAAGCTTCTCATGCTGCTGCTTATCCTTGGGAAGGAGTTAATGCATTAGATGCTGCTGTTCTTGCATACAACAATCTGTCTGTTTTAAGACAGCAAATGAAACCGACCTGGAGAGTTCATG gtgTAATAAAAAATGGTGGCGTGAAACCTAATATCATTCCTTCTTACACTGAACTAGAGTTTTACTTGCGTGCCCCTTCAATGAAAGACCTTTCTGTTCTGACAGAGAAGGTTGAGAACTGCTTCAAATCTGCAGCACTGGCCACAGGATGCAAA GTGGAAATAAAAGGTGGTGCAAACGATTACTACAATGTGCTTCCAAATAAGAGCCTGCAGAAGGCTTACAAGGAGAATGGAAAGAAGCTTGGAATAGAGTTTATATCAGAAGATTCTGTCTTGAATGGTTTGTCAG CATTCAAAACTCTTCAACgctttttcattaagaaaattccTGTGCTGCTTCTAGGTTCCACAGACTTTGGAAATGTTACGTTTGTAGTCCCTGGGCTTCATCCTTATTTTTATATTGGCTCTGATGCACTGAATCATACTGAGCAGTACACAGAAGCTGCAG ggtCACAGAATGCTCAGTTCTATGCTTTGCGTACAGCAAAAGCTTTGGCAATGACAGCACTGGATGTAATTTTCAAGCCAAGTCTGCTAGAAGAAGTCAGGGAAGACTTTAGACAGGTGAAGCTAAAAGAAGAAGGACAAATAAATCCAGTAGAATCAAACAAAGAATCTGGTGTTGGTGTAGGAGCATGTGCATCACACTAA
- the PM20D2 gene encoding xaa-Arg dipeptidase isoform X3 translates to MRPQDPPEGGPAAAALPALEALKQRACESVELNAGRLGTLSHHIWSRPELAYEEHQAHDAMTRFFSSGELPGAAWAVQPRYKLGTAFRAEWATAAPQGPGPGLRPLRIAFLCEYDALPGIGHACGHNLIAEVGAAAALGLKAALESLPQQAPIAVQITVLGTPAEEQGGGKIDLINAGAFDGLDVVFMAHPSQENAAYLPDVAEHDVTVKYYGKASHAAAYPWEGVNALDAAVLAYNNLSVLRQQMKPTWRVHGVIKNGGVKPNIIPSYTELEFYLRAPSMKDLSVLTEKVENCFKSAALATGCKVEIKGGANDYYNVLPNKSLQKAYKENGKKLGIEFISEDSVLNGLSGYQFLLLKGKEDSSVASPCLCSRKVVNR, encoded by the exons ATGAGGCCGCAGGACCCGCCTGAgggcggcccggccgccgccgcgctgccggcaCTGGAGGCGCTGAAGCAGCGGGCGTGCGAGAGCGTGGAGCTGAACGCGGGGCGGCTGGGCACGCTGAGCCACCACATCTGGAGCCGGCCCGAGCTGGCCTACGAGGAGCACCAGGCGCACGACGCCATGACCCGCTTCTTCTCCagcggggagctgccgggcgCCGCCTGGGCTGTGCAGCCGCGCTACAAGCTGGGCACGGCCTTCCGCGCCGAGTGGGCCACGGCCGCCCCTCAGGGCCCGGGCCCGGGGCTGCGCCCGCTCCGCATCGCCTTCCTCTGCGAGTACGACGCTTTGCCCGGTATTGGCCACGCTTGCGGGCACAACCTTATCGCCGAGgtgggagccgccgccgccctgggGCTGAAGGCCGCCCTGGAGAGCCTGCCGCAGCAGGCGCCCATCGCCGTCCAG ATCACGGTGCTGGGGACGCCGGCGGAAGAACAAGGAGGAGGCAAAATAGACCTGATCAACGCTGGAGCCTTTGACGGCCTGGATGTGGTTTTTATGGCACACCCCTCGCAAGAAAACGCGGCTTACCTGCCCGATGTGGCCGAGCACGA TGTGACTGTGAAATACTATGGAAAAGCTTCTCATGCTGCTGCTTATCCTTGGGAAGGAGTTAATGCATTAGATGCTGCTGTTCTTGCATACAACAATCTGTCTGTTTTAAGACAGCAAATGAAACCGACCTGGAGAGTTCATG gtgTAATAAAAAATGGTGGCGTGAAACCTAATATCATTCCTTCTTACACTGAACTAGAGTTTTACTTGCGTGCCCCTTCAATGAAAGACCTTTCTGTTCTGACAGAGAAGGTTGAGAACTGCTTCAAATCTGCAGCACTGGCCACAGGATGCAAA GTGGAAATAAAAGGTGGTGCAAACGATTACTACAATGTGCTTCCAAATAAGAGCCTGCAGAAGGCTTACAAGGAGAATGGAAAGAAGCTTGGAATAGAGTTTATATCAGAAGATTCTGTCTTGAATGGTTTGTCAG gaTATCAGTTTCTTCTGTTGAAAGGGAAGGAAGATAGCTCAGTTGCTTCTCCATGTCTGTGCAGCAGAAAAGTCGTTAACAGATGA